The following nucleotide sequence is from Salvia splendens isolate huo1 chromosome 2, SspV2, whole genome shotgun sequence.
CTAGGGCAACCTTGTCTACTGAAGCAACATCAGGTGTTGTTCTGTTTTCTGGCTGCTTCTCATTATGCTCACGAACAGTCTCCCCCACAGAATGTCGAGGTTGACTTGATATCATTGAGATTTTATCAACCCTGGGAGTAGTTGCCTGTGCTTCATTTTCTGGCCGCTTCTCTTTATCCTCATCCAGCACAACAGCTACATTGTTTTCCATACTACTTTGAGGAGGATGATAAGGTATCATGGGACCTTTATCAACTGTAACAGAAGCTTGTGCTTCATCTTCTGACAGATTCTCACTGTTCAAATCGAACAAAACAATAGAAGTCTCTTCCCCAGAAGGCATGCTTTGTCTTCCACTTTCTGATTGCTTTTGAGTGCCTTCGTTAAGAACATTACCAGTGATGTTGCTCTCAGAAGGAAAGCCTGTATCTACCAAACCAGAAGATTGTATTTCACTTTGTGGCTGCATCTCACTAGCCTCATCGTGCCCGACATGGCCACCTTGGGTTTTACCATTCTCAGTGTACGGTACCATCACTGTATCCACAAGAAGCAATCCTGATTAGAGTACCATCAGTCAGAATGAAAAAGTAAGAAATCGCACTAGTAGACATGTAAGTTTACCTGAGCCATCAATTACAGATGACATGTGCATCTCGTCAATCCATTTCGAAAGTGGTTCATTATCAAACTGACTGCTGGGTTGGGGTTCAATAACTTTCTCTACATCCAATGTGAGGTGAGGTTCAATAAATTTCTCTAGATTCAATGTGGGGTTAACCACCACCACTTTACCTCGAGAAACACCAACAGAATCTATACAAGCAAGGAACAGTTATCAATAGGCTGCTAAAAGTACATGAAATGAAAGGAATGGAAAGGAAAAGCAACAATAGATATAGACATCATCCTTTTATCTGAATCTTGAGATACAAACAAAATATCGTTATGCAACAGTTATCTAACAAATCCAGAGGTCAAGCTTTAACCCCATAATATCTCACCTCGAACTTTGACTGCAATTCTACCACCAGCAGTAATCTGCATCTGTCCTCTCTTGAACGAACGATATTCTTCCAGCCTGACTGGCTCTTTTACACCAGCCGCCCCATACTCATTATCCAGTATTCGTTTTGGCATTCTCACTTTTCTTTTCTCAGGACCAGACTGACCATTAGCTGTTGTTTCCATCCCTATCACCACCACATCATGAAGTTCCTGTGAACCATCATCTAGTCTGTTCAAATTGATATCACCTAAACTCTGACATCCATGTTCAGCACTTCCTACAACAAGAAATCATTCTTTAATTCATGCATAGAAGCAAAGAAAATGAGACATTTGTTTTTCTCCAGGGGAGAATATGAAGCGCTCCATAAAGGATGTCCTTATTTAAACCTGCGACCACAGTCCCTGTGCTTTCAAGCACAAATTTTCTTATTTGCCTCACTCTCTTTCTCTTCTCGTTGATTTCTCCAATTCCTAATTGCTTTCCATCCTACAAATGGAAGAGATGTAGTAGTAAGCAGAATGAATGGCATCATACTGTATATTCTATATTTTCTCTTATAATTCATGAATACCCCACTCAGCAGCATGCCCATGAGAGGGGTAGGGGGTATAGGATCTCTCCAGAGTATACATTAAACATCTGTTTCATTTAGACCAACCGAGTGCATCATGTTGCCTGAACAATGTCCAGCATATTACATTCTTTTACAGTTTCAGAGATTAAAAAGCAGTCACACCAAAAGTTTATTCTATCTCAAGAGGAAGTCCTAAATGTATCATATATGGTTGGTTGAAGTGAAAAAATTATCACATGAGTGTGTACCTTTGGAAATTGGAATATTAAGACAATGAACGAGTTCTTAGCTTTTCAATAGCAATTTGTCAATACTAATTAAGTTGCAGATATGTTAGTTGTATAATCAAAGGTCATGCCAAATCACAAACATTATAGAAGAAAAGCTATCGTCAGTACCAAACAAATGAACAAACATACTTCTTAACAATAAACAAAAATCAACCAACACATCAACTAATATCTAAAGTTATTCAATTATTCATATTTGTCACCTACCGTGATTTTCCCAGTCGTGAAATCAAAGACCGGTTGTCTCTGATCATCCAAACTAATAAAAGCCTCATTGCTGGAAGGTCGACTTCTATTACTTTCTGGTTTTCCTGAGCTCCACACTTCTGCACATGACAAACCTATGACTATAGGAAGATCAGTTTCACATCTTGCATGCTCGTTTTGAGCACCTTCTTTAGTGTTTCCAGCTGTATCTAGTTCCTTCTCTGCAAGGTCTCCCAGCTTTGCTAATTGAACAAAAGGACTGGTGGCAACTTCTGAGAAAGATGGGCGTAAAAGAATTTATACCTCCACAACCAAGTTGTAGGATTTCAACTGGCGATACTTGTGCAGCACCCTTCCCCAAGATGGTGGATGTGGATTTAATGTTTTCACTGGCATTATGCGGTGTACATCCGTTCCTATGCTTTCTTTGCTGCATGATTTAAGGGTAACATATCGAAACTTAAAAACCAATAACTTGCAGCACATCAAATCACAGAAGTGAGACGAACACAATCATATTTCCACAATACATTCCTGATCCAGCAGTTCCTACAGTTTGAACTAGGTCAGAGTAGAAGTTTCATAAAGTACTCTGACACATCTGTACTAAGTATCTGATAAGTCTAACAGAAGGGAAAATGCAACAAGAATTCAAATTGTGTCTTGGAACTCAATAATATGTGGGCCTACAAAGGTCAAAGAACAGTTTTCAACCAAACTTAGAAGTATGTCCAGCCCgcataaataagataaaatacatTCAAGGTATCTGTTAGTTCTAGTCTTGCCTTTCATATAGCCAGAAAGAACATTGCTGTAAATTGCCATTAACATTTGGTAAATTGTGTCTTGCCGCAACAGTCAGTCACATTGACATAATAAGAAAACATTAATGTCTATGCTATTGGGTATTAAACTCAATAAAGAACATGTTTTCACCAATTCATCATTAACAAATAATGAACTCGGTCACCATGGATAGCAAGTAGTATATCAATTACCAAAGAGAAACAATATGCAATATCCAAGGGCACGTATGACTTACAGCATTTTCTTCCCATGGATGATCAGAGAAAGATTGATCCAACGTAGTTTGTGCTAGAGATATTTCCATATTATTTAAAGATTCTGGGATTTCAGGACTgcataaaatttctatttttgatccATCAAACCCATCCCTTTTATTGGCTACCACTACATTTCCTTCCCTGAGCTTTTTAAGAGGATGAGAAACAGAACCCCCCGAATCAGATACATATGCTGTCCTTTTTGTCAAAGGTACAGTTGCACGGGACAATGTCTGATTATCAAGAATAAACTGCTCATATTTATCATTTCTTGATATTGATGATGAGTGTGTTTTGGCAAAGATGACCTCTTCATTCACTGAATTTCTCGGAGGAGCAGCTGCCACAGAGGTACTAGAGTTATCAGGTGTGATATATTGAGATACGTCATAGACTAAGGATGGGACTGAGGGTTCCTGATACAGTTTCCAAGGAATCAGACTTAAACTTCTTACAaacaaatactagtatattacaAAAGTAGGTAGTCGGGTTTCTGATATCAAAACAATGCAGATAGTAATGAAAGAACAAAGCCCATCTATAAGATGCTCGTAATACTGTCCACATAATAAACACTTTAAAAATCAATTAACAAGATTCTAAATTTCTTATTAGTACTTAGAAACTCAGTAATACTCATAACATAGTAGCTTTTCACTACACTAACACAATATCCCATTTGCATATGACTGTGGTACTAAAAATCAAAAAAAGAATGTTTTACACATAAATACAAGAGGTAAAATAGTTTTAACTTTGCAGATAGAGAGCATCAACACCTAAAGGTCGATAGTATTAGTAACTAGAAGTGCTACTTTGCCATGTGTCACATGCACAACAAAGACAGAAAAGTGGCAGTCACACCTCCTTTCTCAGAAAAGAGTATTAGTTGCTAATGACATCAAACAGATAAAGTAACTTTAAAACCATATGCAGCAACAGTGATGGAGATAAAATGATGGTACAATCATATGGAAttcatttgaaaatattattataaaaaaaggaGCATTTTCAAGGGAGTATACAAAACCTGGGAAGAAGTGAACCATTTGTCATCCTTCCATTCCATGTGAAGTCTTAATTCTGACTGATTGAATTCCTTATCGCAATTCATTTGCTTAAAGAACACAAGGTATCTACTGTTCACAAGCTCTTTTGTAATTATTCCACTCCACCAGCCAAAGTCAAAGAATGCATCaacattttcaaataaaactaattttttATCTTTGAGAAGTGGAGGGCAAGGCCTGATGTGCAAAGAATCAACCTTGGCTTTAGCTGAACTGTGGTTATCTGAGTTTACACAATTGCACTCCACCAAAAATGTCAGATTCCCCAGGTCTTGAAGAATTGTGGCTGGATACCAAACATCCTGAAATTCTTCTCTGTCAAATGACACTTCCACCTTTCTTCCAACATCAAACATCAATCCTGCTATATTCTTCGCACAATTACAAGACCGGAAAAGGAAGCAGAACATCAGTAAATAAGAGTAGCAGCAAACATCGCCTCAAAACCAATTATCACCGAACTTTGAGGGTTTTTCAATGAACATCAAGGATGAATTATTGCTGATTTAGCAAGGTTTGCAACgtgaaaaatattgaaaattactTCAAAATTGCAGACCAAATTGACATGCAATTTTTGAATAAACCTGTTTCTGAGGACGGAGCCAGTTCCCGTTCACCCAATCGGAGTGCAGCCTCAACTCTCCAAGCCCAAACTCGAGCTCATCGGGGGGGTTGGGAAATGTGACGACGTATCTCTGGTCGCGGGCGAAGACGCCGGTGACAACGCCCGTCCACCAGCCGTCCTTGTAGAAGGCGTCGACGACGTCGTCCAGATCTAAACCCTTGAGGGGTGGTTGATGGAGCGGCGGGGTGGGCCTTACGGAGGAGGCGTCGACGTACTCCCTCAGCCGATCCAAGCCGTCCTTGTGCGCCAGCAGGTCGTGATACTCCACGTAGAGCTTCCTCGACTTCTTCTTATTCGGAGAATTGAGGACGGTGGCGGAGAAGTATACTCCCCTGAAATCCTCCTCGTCGGTCTTCACCTCGACCACGGAGCCTATAGGGAAGTAGTGGtgtcggcggcggcggtggtggccgTGGGGAGTAATCAGGGATGGGGTTTGTTGGAATTGCGTTGCATCACCGGCCATTTTTTGAGTAAAATTTAAGATGCGCGAATTTGTGGCCACAAAAATGCAAATTTCCCATTTTCGGAGCCTCTCCCTAATCACATCACTCAATTGTTTTTACGGTTttacttttccttttccttttgttttctttttgtacTCCTATCCTGCTAGTCTACgactaacaaaaaaaaagaaatacgtGTACTCGCTCGACAAAACGACTATGGCATCCATGGCGGCGACGGTGAGGTCAACCATCACAGCCGGAGCTATAATCTCTTCTTTCAAATCTCCGAAGATCGAATCCATCGGATTGCAGTCAATCAAACCGCTCAATATCAGGCGGTTGAAACAAAATCATCGGAGGGTTAATGTTGTGAAAGCATCGGCCTCTGGACTATACTCCGCCGAGAATCTCGAGCTCACTGTGGAAAACGTAGACAAGATTCTCGACAACGTCCGGCCGTACTTGATCACCGACGGCGGGAACGTCGATGTCGTGTCGGTTGATAACGGCGTCGTCTCTCTCAAGCTCCAGGGTAACCCTAATTTCCCTTTGAGTAACTGTTTTTGGTCTCACTCAATGAGTTAGTAAATTGATTGATTGGGTTATTCAATTCGATTTATTTTTCATGCAGTAGCACTTTAGAGAAGATGAAGAGAAATGTGCAGAAATATAATTTCCTTGATAAAGTGTCTAGAAATGATCTTGTTATAGATGCTACAATAGTGAATTTAAGGACATATAACTTCTGCATATCATCTATATAAACATGTACGTGCATTTGTGCGTGATTTTGTGCAACATTCTAAATAGGTAGTAGTACATAGGTTAATATTACATTGCTTGTACACTTGTAGTAATACTTTCCAAGATTAAGTTATATAGCCTCATGAGCAGCTAGGTATCTTAGCAATTCGTTACTCGTTTTCATGTTTGGAATTAGCACATTTCCATGTATACTTCACGTGAGCGTAATTGGGTATTGTTTGTCGGATAATAGGAGCATTGTGCAAGCTGTCCTAGCTCAGCAATCATCATGAAAATGGTGGTTGAAGTTGATATTAACGATGAAAACTAGAAATGTTTTGCGAGCATATATCTTAAACTACTATATATATCCACGCCTAGCTGAAACTACTAGGTGTGGTTTGAAAATGCACATCTCCATGCCTAGTTGAAACAAGCTATTAATTTTCTCCAGCAATTATGAACTTGTCTGTCTAGGGTTGGACTAGGGTGCTAActatttacagtaataactaataccTATCAATgctatgtattaaaattatcaacacaaagacataatcatgtaaatttaaatatcaatacaaagacataatttatcaacacaagaaagattgacaaatttatatctttgtgttgatatttttaacatacaatattgatatttaggtattagttattactataagaagttagtatttgatcacaaaCTTGTCTATATATGCACATTTGTGCTTTCTTGTCTAATAGGAGCTTGTGAAAGCTGCCCTAGTTCAACCACAACAATGAAAATGGGAATTGAAAGAGTTCTTAAGGAGAAATTTGGAGATGATATCAAGGATATACGTCAAGTATACGACGAGCAGATCACTGAAACTACAGTTGAGGTGAGGTCTTGCGATGCATCTATAATGTGTGTGACTCTTGCACTGAAGTGTATGCAACTATGCATAAGTTGTAATGTCATATGTATGATCGCATCTGCAGGCAGTGAACAATCATCTAGAGATATTAAGACCAGCCATCAAAAACTATGGTGGGAGCGTGCAAGTGTTGTCTGTCACAGGCGGGGACTGCATTGTGAGGTATGTCGGGCCTGACTCTATTGGTTCAGGGGTCAAAGCAGCCATCAAGGAGAGGTTCCCTGACATTGTCAATGTCAAACTCGCCAACTAGCTATTTGGCTGGAGAATGAATTTTGAGTATGGATGTTTTGTACATTTTGCTCAATTCAAAATGCGGTTCAATGTACAAAAGAAACGATTATGTCTGATTTACTAATATCAGTTTGTCTCCTAGCCGACTAACAGCCAATAAACAACAAGCGAAGTAGCAAGCAACCAAAGTCTGTCAATACCAATTCATCTTTCGGGAAATTGGTGTAGAATGTATGAGTACTATTTACATTGTTAGAAACTTGGTCAAATACTGGCGAGGATCACCACATTCATTTTAGTAACATTTTCTAACCGAAGATCACCTCAGCTCGCCTCCGTCTGCACGGCATGGTACTACTGGCTCAGAGCTTTCGCTTCTTGGTTCAAGAATTCTCATATCTTCACACTCCGTGGGGGAGAAAGGGTAGAATGTCAAATTACAACCTATCAGACGCTCATACATATATCTCCTCAGAGGAAGTCTACTGGTGTTGTCTGCTAATAAGCCATTAATGGAAAGTGCTTCAGGGACTATATATACATTcaagtgtatatattttataaatcgGAAGCATTATACTTTCGTGGTCTTTTGGACAGAGCTGGGGAAGATGGAGCATCCGATGATCGTCCCGGACCCTTCACAAAACCACCAAAATAATTGCAATGATGTGCTGCTTTAGTCGATGATTACATATTAaccaataaaaatatgattacaGATTAGTAACATGCAGCAACAAAATAACATGGTAAAATTGGAGTATACCTTGCGCTTCTGCTCCCTTTTAATGAATCTTTCCCCTAAAAACCATGTGGAATAATTAAATGTTAAAAATTAAGATGATAGCATGCAAGTGATCAGATACAGGCAGGCAATAGCCGACTAGTGGAAAGTTCAAAATCATGCCTAAAAGGTCATTAGATATAGTATTACCGCCAATCTGCAATGATTCGGGTGTGAATGTTCGATCAAGATCTGCAGCTCGCTGTGATTGCTGGTGCAAGAAATGCCGTTTTATACATCAAGGGTGCAGGATATAGGGGACAAATAGAAGCTTTGTTTAGTATACCACATTGCATACCTTGGGAGGTGTACCCGGAGTTTCAGTATATGAACTGTCACGAAATGATGAACCTTCAGCTTCCTTGTATTGCAGCTATAAATTGATGGTCAAAATCAGAAGATATGGACAAATCAAAAATATGTGAGGACTGAAtactaaaatgataatataCTCATTTCAATGTAATCAAGAAAAATGGTGTGCTTAGACAATTCGTGATGGCAATAGGGAATATTTAAAAACAAAGAAATTTGATCTTTTTAACGATCATTGAATATTTCATGTGGTTGGTGTTATTTAGTTTGAGAAGCCCATATCAAATACACGAAAAGACAGCAAATAGCTAAAAGAATGAGCAACCATAAGTAACAACTATCACTCAAGAAATGATTTATTAAGTTCTCAGAAATACAAACAATTAGCTTTTTCTGCTACCCAAAACATGCAACCCCGACAAATTACAAAACAATGAATGAAACGGATATATCATAAGTCATGGTTACAATCACCAAGACAATTGACACAGGTCTAGCCAGCTAACTTAAATTTCAAATGTAAAAGGTGATCTAACAGAGCAGAGTAAAAACCTGTTTCTGAAGATTCAATAGAGTCAATATCTCCTTTCTTAGTTCAAGATGCTCAGCACACACAGCCTTCGTGGGGACTTTTGGTTTCAAGTTCACCTGTCAAACATGAGCATCTGCGTCAACCATCCATAAGTATTAGTGTGTTATATTAAAGCTTAGAGTGCTCACAGTCTCATACAATCCCATTACGAATTTCAGAAATTAATTAGCCAACAAATTTTCAAGTCAATATAATGTATtgtatttaaaagaaaattacagtATATGCCTGGTGAGGATCGACCATCACAGGACTATATGAGAGGGCCGAGAAAAGTGGCGACATTTGCTGAATTAGCGATCATGAATTATGATAGAATTGGTGTCGAAGAGATAGAGTTGAAGATAGATCTGTCAGAGTTTGTTTAGGAATAGAATCTTGATAGTTATGTTcttattctttatttatttttttatttattactagtaaTTCTTATCGAAGTAGGATTAGGAGTTTCAATTTGAATAACCCTGAGCATGTATAGGGAAGCGGTGTCTTGGAGTTTAGTTTGTCTAGTCAGGGATCTCGCAAGAGGGTCGTCCGTTGTTCGTTCTTTTATTCGTTTCAAATATTCAAAAGTGACTGGGTCATTCTGTCGGGCAGTTCGTGTGCATAGTTTATGTTAGGTTATTTGGGAATATTGTCCTCTGTGTGCAGATTAGATTACTATGTCTTTAGCACTCGGTCGAGCAGTTGGGTGTGTGATCTTCTACCCTTTCAATTGGTGCAGTGAGCGTGGATCCGGGTAACTTAAGGAAAGGGGCTTCCCGAAGATGTGACCAAAGAGTGCCACCAAAAATGTGGGGCCAGAGGGCAGACAATGGATGGTGGGTAAAATTTGGGTTTGCCAATAGTCGTGTGCCATCCGTGGATGTCCGGTTAAGAGGGGGTGGATTGCTACGAATTTCACATTGGTTCCTCATAAAAGTGAGGAATAACGTATAAGTGGGAAACTGGGAATCAACCATTTCTTTTGGGTTAAGTTAGAACTCACAATATTATATGTTAATCAATGCCAAATCTCTTGCATGTATTTTTTCTTTGATAACTTTTCCTTCTACTTTCTATTTACGGTCAGGAGAATGAAGACCTTTATTCAATGTAAAATTTCCGAGTTCAGATAGTAATGATGAGAAGATGAGAAAGAGATGAAAAATCCAAACTAGCaaaatttctttctttttttggaaGGAGAGGTAAGGAGCAGGAAACAAACCCCAAGATCTTGTAAGGTCTGCTCTACCCGCTTGATGGTCCGGAGTCCTGCTGACGAACTTACAGCTTGCACCATGTGATCAAGTGCATATGTCCGCAAATATACACGTAGCTGCATATTTTCTCAAATGGATTAGTGACACAAAGTTATCATCAAAGCATAACATATGCAAATTAGAGACAGAGGTAACCCTGGGAAAT
It contains:
- the LOC121780864 gene encoding DUF724 domain-containing protein 3-like isoform X1, with the translated sequence MAGDATQFQQTPSLITPHGHHRRRRHHYFPIGSVVEVKTDEEDFRGVYFSATVLNSPNKKKSRKLYVEYHDLLAHKDGLDRLREYVDASSVRPTPPLHQPPLKGLDLDDVVDAFYKDGWWTGVVTGVFARDQRYVVTFPNPPDELEFGLGELRLHSDWVNGNWLRPQKQNIAGLMFDVGRKVEVSFDREEFQDVWYPATILQDLGNLTFLVECNCVNSDNHSSAKAKVDSLHIRPCPPLLKDKKLVLFENVDAFFDFGWWSGIITKELVNSRYLVFFKQMNCDKEFNQSELRLHMEWKDDKWFTSSQEPSVPSLVYDVSQYITPDNSSTSVAAAPPRNSVNEEVIFAKTHSSSISRNDKYEQFILDNQTLSRATVPLTKRTAYVSDSGGSVSHPLKKLREGNVVVANKRDGFDGSKIEILCSPEIPESLNNMEISLAQTTLDQSFSDHPWEENAQRKHRNGCTPHNASENIKSTSTILGKGAAQVSPVEILQLGCGEKELDTAGNTKEGAQNEHARCETDLPIVIGLSCAEVWSSGKPESNRSRPSSNEAFISLDDQRQPVFDFTTGKITDGKQLGIGEINEKRKRVRQIRKFVLESTGTVVAGSAEHGCQSLGDINLNRLDDGSQELHDVVVIGMETTANGQSGPEKRKVRMPKRILDNEYGAAGVKEPVRLEEYRSFKRGQMQITAGGRIAVKVRDSVGVSRGKVVVVNPTLNLEKFIEPHLTLDVEKVIEPQPSSQFDNEPLSKWIDEMHMSSVIDGSGLLLVDTVMVPYTENGKTQGGHVGHDEASEMQPQSEIQSSGLVDTGFPSESNITGNVLNEGTQKQSESGRQSMPSGEETSIVLFDLNSENLSEDEAQASVTVDKGPMIPYHPPQSSMENNVAVVLDEDKEKRPENEAQATTPRVDKISMISSQPRHSVGETVREHNEKQPENRTTPDVASVDKVALVLSEPEKLPFEKNTILWKTIESFQVFQRLPQKPHFQPLESFRESSREGLAIGYMVTFSSIVERASKLQLTDPVSIMDDIMDTLTDLEKQGFEVGPIQDCINELLAIKCKQEKLANDAETLNGQITGHSDTKARLERDIEEINRHIMKLQRKRSQAESAKEREEEEIAFLQVRLRETKDSIKTVKNDFEGRVSSIL
- the LOC121780864 gene encoding DUF724 domain-containing protein 3-like isoform X3 — encoded protein: MAGDATQFQQTPSLITPHGHHRRRRHHYFPIGSVVEVKTDEEDFRGVYFSATVLNSPNKKKSRKLYVEYHDLLAHKDGLDRLREYVDASSVRPTPPLHQPPLKGLDLDDVVDAFYKDGWWTGVVTGVFARDQRYVVTFPNPPDELEFGLGELRLHSDWVNGNWLRPQKQNIAGLMFDVGRKVEVSFDREEFQDVWYPATILQDLGNLTFLVECNCVNSDNHSSAKAKVDSLHIRPCPPLLKDKKLVLFENVDAFFDFGWWSGIITKELVNSRYLVFFKQMNCDKEFNQSELRLHMEWKDDKWFTSSQEPSVPSLVYDVSQYITPDNSSTSVAAAPPRNSVNEEVIFAKTHSSSISRNDKYEQFILDNQTLSRATVPLTKRTAYVSDSGGSVSHPLKKLREGNVVVANKRDGFDGSKIEILCSPEIPESLNNMEISLAQTTLDQSFSDHPWEENAQRKHRNGCTPHNASENIKSTSTILGKGAAQVSPVEILQLGCGEKELDTAGNTKEGAQNEHARCETDLPIVIGLSCAEVWSSGKPESNRSRPSSNEAFISLDDQRQPVFDFTTGKITDGKQLGIGEINEKRKRVRQIRKFVLESTGTVVAGSAEHGCQSLGDINLNRLDDGSQELHDVVVIGMETTANGQSGPEKRKVRMPKRILDNEYGAAGVKEPVRLEEYRSFKRGQMQITAGGRIAVKVREKVIEPQPSSQFDNEPLSKWIDEMHMSSVIDGSGLLLVDTVMVPYTENGKTQGGHVGHDEASEMQPQSEIQSSGLVDTGFPSESNITGNVLNEGTQKQSESGRQSMPSGEETSIVLFDLNSENLSEDEAQASVTVDKGPMIPYHPPQSSMENNVAVVLDEDKEKRPENEAQATTPRVDKISMISSQPRHSVGETVREHNEKQPENRTTPDVASVDKVALVLSEPEKLPFEKNTILWKTIESFQVFQRLPQKPHFQPLESFRESSREGLAIGYMVTFSSIVERASKLQLTDPVSIMDDIMDTLTDLEKQGFEVGPIQDCINELLAIKCKQEKLANDAETLNGQITGHSDTKARLERDIEEINRHIMKLQRKRSQAESAKEREEEEIAFLQVRLRETKDSIKTVKNDFEGRVSSIL
- the LOC121780864 gene encoding DUF724 domain-containing protein 3-like isoform X4; this encodes MAGDATQFQQTPSLITPHGHHRRRRHHYFPIGSVVEVKTDEEDFRGVYFSATVLNSPNKKKSRKLYVEYHDLLAHKDGLDRLREYVDASSVRPTPPLHQPPLKGLDLDDVVDAFYKDGWWTGVVTGVFARDQRYVVTFPNPPDELEFGLGELRLHSDWVNGNWLRPQKQNIAGLMFDVGRKVEVSFDREEFQDVWYPATILQDLGNLTFLVECNCVNSDNHSSAKAKVDSLHIRPCPPLLKDKKLVLFENVDAFFDFGWWSGIITKELVNSRYLVFFKQMNCDKEFNQSELRLHMEWKDDKWFTSSQEPSVPSLVYDVSQYITPDNSSTSVAAAPPRNSVNEEVIFAKTHSSSISRNDKYEQFILDNQTLSRATVPLTKRTAYVSDSGGSVSHPLKKLREGNVVVANKRDGFDGSKIEILCSPEIPESLNNMEISLAQTTLDQSFSDHPWEENAQRKHRNGCTPHNASENIKSTSTILGKGAAQVSPVEILQLGCGEVWSSGKPESNRSRPSSNEAFISLDDQRQPVFDFTTGKITDGKQLGIGEINEKRKRVRQIRKFVLESTGTVVAGSAEHGCQSLGDINLNRLDDGSQELHDVVVIGMETTANGQSGPEKRKVRMPKRILDNEYGAAGVKEPVRLEEYRSFKRGQMQITAGGRIAVKVRDSVGVSRGKVVVVNPTLNLEKFIEPHLTLDVEKVIEPQPSSQFDNEPLSKWIDEMHMSSVIDGSGLLLVDTVMVPYTENGKTQGGHVGHDEASEMQPQSEIQSSGLVDTGFPSESNITGNVLNEGTQKQSESGRQSMPSGEETSIVLFDLNSENLSEDEAQASVTVDKGPMIPYHPPQSSMENNVAVVLDEDKEKRPENEAQATTPRVDKISMISSQPRHSVGETVREHNEKQPENRTTPDVASVDKVALVLSEPEKLPFEKNTILWKTIESFQVFQRLPQKPHFQPLESFRESSREGLAIGYMVTFSSIVERASKLQLTDPVSIMDDIMDTLTDLEKQGFEVGPIQDCINELLAIKCKQEKLANDAETLNGQITGHSDTKARLERDIEEINRHIMKLQRKRSQAESAKEREEEEIAFLQVRLRETKDSIKTVKNDFEGRVSSIL
- the LOC121780864 gene encoding uncharacterized protein LOC121780864 isoform X6 gives rise to the protein MFDVGRKVEVSFDREEFQDVWYPATILQDLGNLTFLVECNCVNSDNHSSAKAKVDSLHIRPCPPLLKDKKLVLFENVDAFFDFGWWSGIITKELVNSRYLVFFKQMNCDKEFNQSELRLHMEWKDDKWFTSSQEPSVPSLVYDVSQYITPDNSSTSVAAAPPRNSVNEEVIFAKTHSSSISRNDKYEQFILDNQTLSRATVPLTKRTAYVSDSGGSVSHPLKKLREGNVVVANKRDGFDGSKIEILCSPEIPESLNNMEISLAQTTLDQSFSDHPWEENAQRKHRNGCTPHNASENIKSTSTILGKGAAQVSPVEILQLGCGEKELDTAGNTKEGAQNEHARCETDLPIVIGLSCAEVWSSGKPESNRSRPSSNEAFISLDDQRQPVFDFTTGKITDGKQLGIGEINEKRKRVRQIRKFVLESTGTVVAGSAEHGCQSLGDINLNRLDDGSQELHDVVVIGMETTANGQSGPEKRKVRMPKRILDNEYGAAGVKEPVRLEEYRSFKRGQMQITAGGRIAVKVRDSVGVSRGKVVVVNPTLNLEKFIEPHLTLDVEKVIEPQPSSQFDNEPLSKWIDEMHMSSVIDGSGLLLVDTVMVPYTENGKTQGGHVGHDEASEMQPQSEIQSSGLVDTGFPSESNITGNVLNEGTQKQSESGRQSMPSGEETSIVLFDLNSENLSEDEAQASVTVDKGPMIPYHPPQSSMENNVAVVLDEDKEKRPENEAQATTPRVDKISMISSQPRHSVGETVREHNEKQPENRTTPDVASVDKVALVLSEPEKLPFEKNTILWKTIESFQVFQRLPQKPHFQPLESFRESSREGLAIGYMVTFSSIVERASKLQLTDPVSIMDDIMDTLTDLEKQGFEVGPIQDCINELLAIKCKQEKLANDAETLNGQITGHSDTKARLERDIEEINRHIMKLQRKRSQAESAKEREEEEIAFLQVRLRETKDSIKTVKNDFEGRVSSIL